The sequence below is a genomic window from Candidatus Obscuribacterales bacterium.
ATCTGCAGCAGTACCCCAAAACCCTAGACCGCGATCGCCTCCAATGTGCCGCAGCAGGGGTAGATTTGATCTTTGCGCCAACGGTAGCCGATCTCTATGGTGAAGAACCGGCGGGCGATCGCCTCACCCAGGTGATCCCGCCGCGATCGCTCGTGGATCGGCTATGTGGTCTGGCCCGGCCCGGTCACTTTGAGGGCGTAGCCACGGTGGTCACCAAGTTGCTGAATATTGTGCAGCCCCACCGCGCCTATTTTGGACAGAAAGATGCCCAGCAGCTTGCCATCATTCGCCAACTGGTGGCCGATCTAAATCTACCCGTGGACATCTGCGGCTGTAGCATTGTGCGCGAGGCTTCGGGTTTGGCCTATAGCTCTCGCAATCAGTACCTATCCGAGGAAGAGCGATCGCAGGCCGCTGTACTCTACCGTAGTTTGCAACGGGCTGAGGCACAGTTCCGCCAAGGAGTGCGGCAACGGGACGACCTGTTGGCAGCGGTGCAGCAAGACCTAGAGACCGACGCCGGGGTGCAGCCGGAATATATAGACTTAGTGCATCCTCGGACGATGGCTCCCCTTGATCAGATTGATGACGTGGGTCTGGTGGCGATCGCTGCCCGGATTGGCTCAACGCGTTTGATCGATAATCTGTTGCTGCGGAACCGCGCTCCCATCGTGGCCATTGATGGCCCGGCCGGAGCTGGCAAGTCCACGGTGGTGCGCCGGGTGGCCCAGGAATTGGGTTTGCTGTATTTGGATACGGGGGCCATGTATCGGGCGGTGACCTGGCTGGCGCTGCATGAGGGCTTGGATCTCCAGGATGAAGCAGCGATCGCTGAATTGGTGAGTCAATGCGAGATTCAACTGCTGCCGTCACCCGATGTGGCCCAGGCCTGTCAGGTGCAGATCAACGGTCACGATGTTACCCAAGCCATTCGTACAGCAGAGGTGACCGATCAAGTGTCGGCGATCGCGGCTCAGCCCTATGTCCGCAAGGCTTTGGTGCAGCAGCAGCAGCGCTATGGCCGCCAGGGTGGCGTGATTATGGAAGGACGGGATATTGGTACCCATGTCTTTCCCCATGCTGAGCTCAAGCTGTTTCTCACCGCCTCAGTGCAGGAGCGGGCCCGTCGCCGCCAGCAGGATCTCAAGAACCAAGGTCAAGGCACACCAGCTTTGGATGATCTGGAGCAGTCTATCTATGAACGCGATCGCAAGGATAGTACTCGGGTGATTGCCCCCCTGCGTAAAGCCGATGATGCCATTGAGCTACAAACCGATCACCTGACCATTGAGGATGTGACGGCCCAGATTGTGCGCCTCTACCACGAACGCATTAGCCCAAATCCCGAACAAACGCCTTAACTTCCGCCGCTAGCCACTGCTGTTCGGCGGCGGTGAGTCCCAACAGCCATAGCCGCTGCTGGAAAGGGGTACCCAGCAATGCCGCTGGCAGCGATAAGGAATGGGAACTAGCCGAATCATCGATTAAGCGATCGCAACTGCCAATATAACGCCCGTTCAGCCCAAAGCCTTGCCATTCCCGAGTAAAGGCCTCGCGGGTGAGGGTCAGCGTGCGACGACTGTTGGGCCCTGCGGCGAGAATCCACAAGGGCAGCAGCAGCAGTAAGATAGCGCCGAGGTAAAAATCTAGACTGAGGGCGATCGCCAGCAGCAGCCCCGTGATGATTAAGACGGGGGCGATCGCTGTTTTCAGTCGGGGTGGCGGAATCTGAATATCGAGGCGATCAGGCTGACGGGCGATCGCTAGACGACTGCCAACCGGGCGCAGCGTGCGGGGCACCACCTCGATCGCCTTGGGAGCAGGCAGGTGCAGGGCCGTCAGGGCTTCCTGGGCAGAGTGAAACCGGTCTTCCACGGCTGGCTCTAGGATTTTCTCCAGCCAATGGGTGAAGCCAGGGGAGACATGGACGCAGTCGCGCACGTCAATCGTCATGCGGCGCTGGGGTAAATCCGCAGGCGATCGCCCCGTGAGCACAAACATCAGGGTTGCCCCCAGGGCGTAGAGATCGGAGGCGAAGTAGGCCTTGCCGCGAAATTGCTCCGGAGGCATATAGCCATAGGTGCCCACAAAGGTGCCACCGTGGGTGAGCTTGTTGCCGTAGACGGCTTGCACTGCACCAAAGTCCACAAGATACAGACGACCATCGTCACAGCGCAGTACATTACGGGGTTTGATATCTCGATGCACCACCGGTGGCGTCAGCCAGTGCAGGTAGTTCAAAATATCGAGAAGTTGCTTAGCCATGTCTTTCACCCCAGCTTCATCGGTACGCCAGCCCCGAGCCACCCAATCCGCTAGGGAGACCCCCGGCGCTAGCTCTTGCACGAGGTAAAAGCGGCGATCGCTCTCGGTATCGACATGAAAATAGTCAAGGTAGTCGGGAATTTGAGGATGGTCAATACTTTGCAGCACCTTGGCTTCCCGTTCAAAAAGTTCTAGGGTTTTCCAGTCGGCAGATTGCTGCAGCGAGACGACTTTAATGGCCACCGCTTGCTGGGTTGCTAAATCATCCGCCGCGTAGGTGCTGCCCATGCCGCCTTGGCCTAGGAGACGGGTGAGTTGGTAGCGATCGGCGACGCAATCGCCCAAGCTATGAAGAGATTCACGCATAGGGTATCAGCAGGGGTAAAGGCGTAGGCTATCGAGACGTAGCGTCGGGGTTGTTGGCCTGCTGCACAAAATCGGCAAGCTGGCCAACGAGCCAGTCTTGCTGCTCAGGGTGCAGAGAGCCACCAAAGTAGTAAGGAATCACCCCATAGAGCAGGGTGCAGTAAGCATGGCGGCGAACAACACCCCGGAGGCGACGGGTTTCTCCCATCAAGTGTCGGTAGGTGTATCCAGCACAGGAAAACTTGAGATTAAAGGTCTGGTGGTCAATCTCTAGCTGGGTTTCATGGGTGCATAGGATCAACAGCATGGCCGCGCTGATCAGGGTAAATGGATTGAGGAGAAAAAGCCAGCTAAAGAAGAAGGGCAAAATGCCGGATGGCCCACTGACGATCATGGAAAAAAAAGCACCAACAATAGAGGTCAGGGCTCCTAACAGCGGCAGACCGCCCAAGACGGACCAAAATAGAATGCTAAACCAGGTTCCGGAACGAAATCGTGCCGGGGGAATGCGTACATAGATGCGATGGGGCGATCGCTCATACTGAACGATGTTGGCAGAGGGAGGACGCTGCTCTAGGGCATCCAGGGATGGATGATAGTTGAGGGTAGCCGGCACCCGAGGCTTGGGAGCATCGACCTGCTGGAGTTGGTCTAAGGCCTCGGCAGCGGTGGAGATGCGATCTTCTAGGGCCGGTTCCAGCAGATGTTCTAGCCAGCGCAGGAAGGGCGGCGAGACCGTCACGTAGGGCTGAACGTTTAGCCTCATGCGGGCTTGAGGGATGCGATCGGGCGATCGCCCCGAGAGGATAAACACTAGCGTGGCTCCTAAACTGTAGAGATCAGAAGCAGGGCGCACCCGTCCTTGAAATTGCTCCGGGGGCATATAGCCCGCTGTACCCACAAAAGTCATGCCCATGGTCAGGGTGTTGCGATAAACGTGGCGGACGGCCCCAAAGTCAACCACCATGATACTGCCATCCTTGCGGCTGATGAGGTTGGCGGGTTTAATATCGCGGTGGATGACCGGCGGCACCCGCTGATGTAAGTAACACAGCACATCTAGAACCTGAGCTGCAATCTGCCTGGCTTCCTCCTCCGTAGCTATCCATCCCTGCTCCACCCTTGCTTGGAGAGAAGGACCCACAGCGAGTTCTTGGGCTAGATAAAACATGCGATCGCTCGCCGAATCGACATTAAAGTAGTCGATATAGTTAGGAATCTGCGGATGGTCAAGATTGGCTAACACCTGAGCTTCTCGCTCAAAGAGTTCCAGCACTTTCCAGTCCGTGGTCGCCAGCAACGACACCACCTTCAGCGCCACCGATTGATGGGTCGTGAGATCCTTCGCTTCGTAGGTTGTGCCACTGCTACCATGCCCCAGTTCTTGCACGATTTGGTAGCGATCGCTAACCACATCACCCGGTTGATGAAGCGCTTTCATGGGTTAAATCCGTGATGCAAAAAATGGACGTTGAGAATCTCCACGATGATGTCACAAATTGTCTATATTATGGCGGGCAGGGGATGGGAGATCCTATGGTTAGAGAATGAGTGTCGTTTATGCCTGTCATCGATAACTGATCTTCTATATCAACCATAATTGATACAGATAGCGCCGTATCGAAAACAGATGCCTCTACGTACATCTCTCTAGGTCACCACCAGGGTTCAGATCGTTGAGTTCCATCGCACCAAGGTTTAGTAATACATACAGCACCTTCTCCTCACACTCATAGTATGCGCCAGAGATGCTAGACACTTATCATCCAGCGTTTACGAAGCAGTCGAGACAGAGCCTAGAAGCAAATTGACAGATCACAGATTGACGGATCACAGTTCTCCAAGGATGACCATTGAGTAGATTAGAAGTAGTCCGGTCTTGAGGGGGCTCTCGATCGCATGGGTCGATTCTTGGGTTAGCTGTATCTGAGCTGTACCGAAACAGATGAGGACAACTCTAAGCAATGTCCCTAAAGACCACGCTTAGGAAAGCTCGTCTTGGCTGTATTGAGCGAGGCTCTTTTCCTCTCTATGACGCAATATCCCAAGGTAAGTGCAGACTTAGTCGCCCAGAACAGTCCGCAGGCCAAAGAGTTGGATAACTGTTCTGTCGTACAAACCGAGTTAGATCGGCTGGTGGGTTTGGCGGCAGAACTCTGTCAATGCCCCATGGCCTTGATAACCTTTTGCCAAGGCGATCACCTTTGCCTGGTTGCGCAACAGGGTTGGCCGATCACGCCCTATAACCAGATACCGCATTCGCTGGTCTTTGATAAT
It includes:
- a CDS encoding serine/threonine-protein kinase; translated protein: MKALHQPGDVVSDRYQIVQELGHGSSGTTYEAKDLTTHQSVALKVVSLLATTDWKVLELFEREAQVLANLDHPQIPNYIDYFNVDSASDRMFYLAQELAVGPSLQARVEQGWIATEEEARQIAAQVLDVLCYLHQRVPPVIHRDIKPANLISRKDGSIMVVDFGAVRHVYRNTLTMGMTFVGTAGYMPPEQFQGRVRPASDLYSLGATLVFILSGRSPDRIPQARMRLNVQPYVTVSPPFLRWLEHLLEPALEDRISTAAEALDQLQQVDAPKPRVPATLNYHPSLDALEQRPPSANIVQYERSPHRIYVRIPPARFRSGTWFSILFWSVLGGLPLLGALTSIVGAFFSMIVSGPSGILPFFFSWLFLLNPFTLISAAMLLILCTHETQLEIDHQTFNLKFSCAGYTYRHLMGETRRLRGVVRRHAYCTLLYGVIPYYFGGSLHPEQQDWLVGQLADFVQQANNPDATSR
- a CDS encoding serine/threonine-protein kinase, whose protein sequence is MRESLHSLGDCVADRYQLTRLLGQGGMGSTYAADDLATQQAVAIKVVSLQQSADWKTLELFEREAKVLQSIDHPQIPDYLDYFHVDTESDRRFYLVQELAPGVSLADWVARGWRTDEAGVKDMAKQLLDILNYLHWLTPPVVHRDIKPRNVLRCDDGRLYLVDFGAVQAVYGNKLTHGGTFVGTYGYMPPEQFRGKAYFASDLYALGATLMFVLTGRSPADLPQRRMTIDVRDCVHVSPGFTHWLEKILEPAVEDRFHSAQEALTALHLPAPKAIEVVPRTLRPVGSRLAIARQPDRLDIQIPPPRLKTAIAPVLIITGLLLAIALSLDFYLGAILLLLLPLWILAAGPNSRRTLTLTREAFTREWQGFGLNGRYIGSCDRLIDDSASSHSLSLPAALLGTPFQQRLWLLGLTAAEQQWLAAEVKAFVRDLG
- a CDS encoding bifunctional pantoate--beta-alanine ligase/(d)CMP kinase, with protein sequence MSNNRGVMVRLFSTVVGLRCALDAYRQAAPDLEAQPLPLSIGLVPTMGALHEGHMSLIHRARRDNDVVVVSIFVNPLQFGPQEDLQQYPKTLDRDRLQCAAAGVDLIFAPTVADLYGEEPAGDRLTQVIPPRSLVDRLCGLARPGHFEGVATVVTKLLNIVQPHRAYFGQKDAQQLAIIRQLVADLNLPVDICGCSIVREASGLAYSSRNQYLSEEERSQAAVLYRSLQRAEAQFRQGVRQRDDLLAAVQQDLETDAGVQPEYIDLVHPRTMAPLDQIDDVGLVAIAARIGSTRLIDNLLLRNRAPIVAIDGPAGAGKSTVVRRVAQELGLLYLDTGAMYRAVTWLALHEGLDLQDEAAIAELVSQCEIQLLPSPDVAQACQVQINGHDVTQAIRTAEVTDQVSAIAAQPYVRKALVQQQQRYGRQGGVIMEGRDIGTHVFPHAELKLFLTASVQERARRRQQDLKNQGQGTPALDDLEQSIYERDRKDSTRVIAPLRKADDAIELQTDHLTIEDVTAQIVRLYHERISPNPEQTP